The following are encoded together in the Triticum dicoccoides isolate Atlit2015 ecotype Zavitan chromosome 6B, WEW_v2.0, whole genome shotgun sequence genome:
- the LOC119324359 gene encoding F-box protein At4g00755-like — protein sequence MAEECCSADLLEWIGPDVSACVFGRLDHPADLVRAAAVSRTWRRCVVESGLSKSLCLRLCPEVATVAAAAEVTRSPPSTASPESGHERDYRIYSNLAGAYVSDSGEPSAECILHCIGASSTDDFPIETMENTLDEEEIINFRPSYWSSGGADDPEAPESLTYRLNSDICIVDEVRVRPYQAFFQDGDPIYSSKMVRFRMGHYKLPRGSETFVMDDYENKMVNTDEKYMWTYTSPEFPMLQKNELQSFKLPRPVLCIGGAVMIELLGRVQKQEADDMYYICVCHAEVMGRSLSPLFMVDISDPEGYSILKYLPGAKDLSIDDFLQDDTKDSPEWHYLVDRYRQMNHRAVVVSALLEPVHYMHDVGGISDDDHEDDVGGISDDDYLE from the exons ATGGCGGAGGAGTGCTGCAGCGCGGACCTGCTGGAGTGGATCGGCCCTGACGTCTCAGCATGCGTCTTCGGCCGCCTTGACCACCCCGCCGACCTTGTCCGCGCCGCCGCTGTCTCCAGAACCTGGCGCAGATGCG TGGTCGAGAGCGGCTTGAGCAAGAGCCTTTGCCTGCGGCTGTGCCCCGAGGTCGCCACCGTCGCCGCGGCGGCAGAGGTGACCAGATCGCCGCCTTCAACCGCCTCCCCCGAGTCAGGCCACGAGAGGGACTACAGGATATACTCCAACCTCGCCGGCGCCTACGTCTCCGACTCCGGCGAGCCCTCCGCGGAATGCATCTTGCACTGTATCGGCGCCTCAAGCACCGACGACTTCCCAATTGAGACCATGGAGAACACCCTCGACGAGGAGGAGATAATCAATTTCCGCCCGTCCTATTGGTCGagcggcggggcggacgaccccgaggcgcCGGAGAGCCTTACCTACAGGCTCAACTCTGACATCTGCATTGTCGATGAGGTTCGGGTGCGACCGTACCAAG CCTTTTTTCAGGATGGTGACCCTATATACTCTTCAAAGATGGTGCGATTTCGGATGGGCCATTACAAGCTTCCGCGAGGATCAGAGACGTTTGTAATGGATGATTATGAGAATAAGATGGTAAATACTGATGAAAAATATATGTGGACTTACACTTCGCCAGAGTTCCCTATGTTACAG AAAAACGAACTACAATCCTTCAAGCTCCCACGCCCAGTCCTTTGCATTGGTGGTGCGGTGATGATTGAACTCTTGGGCAGAGTACAGAAACAAGAAGCAGATGATATGTACTACATATG TGTTTGCCATGCTGAAGTGATGGGGCGTTCACTCTCACCACTTTTCATGGTTGACATCTCGGATCCTGAAGGTTATTCAATCCTCAAGTACTTACCGGGTGCCAAAGACCTATCCATCGATGACTTTTTGCAAGATGATACCAAAGACTCGCCGGAGTGGCACTATCTTGTTGATAGATACAGGCAGATGAATCACAGAGCAGTAGTAGTGAGTGCACTTCTGGAGCCTGTACATTACATGCATGATGTAGGTGGCATCTCAGACGATGATCATGAGGATGATGTAGGTGGCATCTCAGACGATGATTATCTTGAGTAG
- the LOC119320276 gene encoding uncharacterized protein LOC119320276: MRGRRRQIQTTTNTTPAATFPQAAAMVYSASLQSFLPPSAHAATSSFQHRPNRARPFQCAAVSAPSSSAASPSASAVPAERVEQRCSGRAGTGCSRRSTAPASQAHQAAHGADADKLTKEDVDVRLGLFHRRKQQCMPLLCQGIRDALKVRSLMNELTAAKTELKQSREVISNSKKALLDNALSQLDAFKNLSNPAINSSGNRGGAGNTSSNRGESGRDLRRRASTERKTLG; encoded by the exons ATGCGAGGCCGAAGGCGCCAGATCCAGACCACTACCAACACGACGCCGGCAGCAACCTTCCCACAAGCAGCGGCCATGGTGTACTCGGCCTCCCTGCAAAGCTTCCTCCCGCCCTCGGCCCACGCGGCGACGTCGTCGTTCCAGCACCGGCCCAACCGTGCCCGCCCCTTCCAGTGCGCGGCCGTTTCCGCCCCGTCGTCTTCGGCCGCCTCGCCGTCGGCCTCGGCCGTCCCGGCGGAGCGGGTGGAGCAGCGCTGCAGCGGGAGGGCAGGTACTGGATGCTCAAGGAGAAGTACCGCACCAGCCTCACAAGCTCACCAAGCTGCCCATGGAGCGGACGCCGACAAGCTCACCAAGGAGGACGTCGACGTGCGGCTCGGCCTCTTCCACCGCCGCAAGCAGCAGTGTATGCCCCTGCTCTGTCAAG GGATCAGGGATGCGTTGAAGGTTAGGAGCCTGATGAACGAGCTGACTGCAGCCAAGACTGAGCTGAAACAATCAAGGGAGGTGATCAGCAACAGTAAGAAGGCTCTGCTAGACAATGCCCTGAGCCAGCTCGACGCGTTCAAGAATCTAAGCAATCCAGCAATTAA CAGCAGCGGCAACAGAGGCGGGGCGGGGAATACCAGCAGCAACAGAGGTGAGAGCGGGCGCGACCTTCGGAGGAGGGCCAGCACGGAGAGGAAGACCCTGGGCTAG